One part of the Ochotona princeps isolate mOchPri1 chromosome 3, mOchPri1.hap1, whole genome shotgun sequence genome encodes these proteins:
- the SPATC1L gene encoding speriolin-like protein isoform X1 — protein sequence MAEGSELMSRLMSENADLKKQVRLLKENQMLKRLLSESCQDTCGRGGRDLLFPKTNTYPEACSPGSGVPEFGRFSGMPEAPTQLQTASLEDLLCSHAPLSSEDDASPGCVATSQTPFKAFLSPLDLRTHPATDRKLSPLLSPSQDPLVDKTLLESRDMTRPKKVCFSESSLPTGDRSRRSYYLNEIQSFAGAEKDGRIVGEIAFQLDRRILAYVFPGVTRLYGFTVSNIPEKIKQTSVKSLDGSVDQKKLRELTQRYLTLTARLERLGYNREVHPVFSEFLINTYGILKQRPDLRANPLHSSPAALRKLLIDVVPPKFLGDSLLLLNCLCELSKADSKPLFAW from the exons ATGGCGGAAGGCAGTGAGCTGATGAGCAGGCTCATGAGCGAGAACGCGGACCTCAAGAAGCAGGTGCGGCTGCTGAAGGAGAACCAGATGCTCAAGAGGCTGCTGagtgagagctgccaggacacctgtggCCGTGGCGGCCGTGACCTCCTCTTCCCCAAAACCAACACCTACCCTGAAGCCTGCTCACCCGGGAGCGGAG TACCTGAGTTTGGCAGATTCTCTGGCATGCCTGAGGCGCCCACCCAGCTGCAGACGGCATCTCTCGAGGACCTGCTGTGCTCGCATGCACCTCTCTCCAGCGAGGACGACGCCTCCCCGGGCTGTGTTGCCACCTCCCAGACGCCCTTTAAGGCCTTCCTGAGCCCCTTGGATCTGCGCACTCATCCAGCCACTGACCGCAAGCTGTCCCCACTGTTGAGCCCCTCGCAGGACCCGCTGGTGGACAAGACCCTGCTAGAGTCCCGGGACATGACGCGGCCCAAGAAGGTGTGCTTCTCAGAGAGCAGCCTGCCCACGGGAGATCGCTCCAGGCGGAGCTACTACCTGAATG AGATCCAGAGCTTCGCAGGCGCGGAGAAGGACGGCCGCATTGTCGGGGAGATCGCCTTCCAGCTGGATCGTCGCATCCTGGCCTATGTTTTCCCGGGAGTGACACGGCTCTATGGCTTCACGGTGTCCAACATCCCAGAGAAGATAAAGCAG ACCTCTGTCAAGTCGCTGGATGGCTCGGTAGACCAGAAGAAGCTGCGCGAGCTGACACAGCGCTACCTGACGCTGACGGCGCGGCTGGAGCGGCTGGGCTACAACCGCGAGGTGCACCCGGTGTTCAGCGAGTTCCTCATCAACACTTACGGCATCCTCAAGCAGCGGCCCGACCTGCGCGCCAACCCGCTGCACAGCAGCCCCGCCGCACTCCGCAAGCTGCTCATCGACGTGGTGCCGCCCAAGTTCCTGGGCGACTCGCTGCTGCTGCTCAACTGCCTGTGCGAGCTCTCCAAGGCTGACAGCAAGCCGCTCTTCGCCTGGTGA
- the SPATC1L gene encoding speriolin-like protein isoform X2 — protein sequence MPEAPTQLQTASLEDLLCSHAPLSSEDDASPGCVATSQTPFKAFLSPLDLRTHPATDRKLSPLLSPSQDPLVDKTLLESRDMTRPKKVCFSESSLPTGDRSRRSYYLNEIQSFAGAEKDGRIVGEIAFQLDRRILAYVFPGVTRLYGFTVSNIPEKIKQTSVKSLDGSVDQKKLRELTQRYLTLTARLERLGYNREVHPVFSEFLINTYGILKQRPDLRANPLHSSPAALRKLLIDVVPPKFLGDSLLLLNCLCELSKADSKPLFAW from the exons ATGCCTGAGGCGCCCACCCAGCTGCAGACGGCATCTCTCGAGGACCTGCTGTGCTCGCATGCACCTCTCTCCAGCGAGGACGACGCCTCCCCGGGCTGTGTTGCCACCTCCCAGACGCCCTTTAAGGCCTTCCTGAGCCCCTTGGATCTGCGCACTCATCCAGCCACTGACCGCAAGCTGTCCCCACTGTTGAGCCCCTCGCAGGACCCGCTGGTGGACAAGACCCTGCTAGAGTCCCGGGACATGACGCGGCCCAAGAAGGTGTGCTTCTCAGAGAGCAGCCTGCCCACGGGAGATCGCTCCAGGCGGAGCTACTACCTGAATG AGATCCAGAGCTTCGCAGGCGCGGAGAAGGACGGCCGCATTGTCGGGGAGATCGCCTTCCAGCTGGATCGTCGCATCCTGGCCTATGTTTTCCCGGGAGTGACACGGCTCTATGGCTTCACGGTGTCCAACATCCCAGAGAAGATAAAGCAG ACCTCTGTCAAGTCGCTGGATGGCTCGGTAGACCAGAAGAAGCTGCGCGAGCTGACACAGCGCTACCTGACGCTGACGGCGCGGCTGGAGCGGCTGGGCTACAACCGCGAGGTGCACCCGGTGTTCAGCGAGTTCCTCATCAACACTTACGGCATCCTCAAGCAGCGGCCCGACCTGCGCGCCAACCCGCTGCACAGCAGCCCCGCCGCACTCCGCAAGCTGCTCATCGACGTGGTGCCGCCCAAGTTCCTGGGCGACTCGCTGCTGCTGCTCAACTGCCTGTGCGAGCTCTCCAAGGCTGACAGCAAGCCGCTCTTCGCCTGGTGA